The nucleotide window TGTTTATCCGATGATTTAGTTGACCGTTAAAAAAAAGCCTTGGTGTTGGACTATCTCATTGGTTGATACAGAACAATGTTCCAATATTTTACTTGACATTCCTATTGTTTCAAAATATTGCATATCATTGTGAGTTACGTTTCAAACATAAACGAGTCATGTTGATAATCATGTAGTAGTAATTACATAGGGGAAATTACATATCATCAATTTCAATTCTAAACTTGCAAAATATGATATTAGTTGGGATATTAATTTGCAAAGTTTAGATCCATCCCCTGGCACATACTTGAGTTGCAATTTAtacaacaagaagaagaatatATGAGATATTTGTCGgaatgtttatatatataagcGAGGCGAGGCGAGGCGGGGCGATGAGAAACAAAGTAGAATAGAAACAAATAAAATTTTACATAGTTGCAACAAGAGTCTCGGAGGCGTTGGGAGAAGTGGTAGTAGTGTGTTTGTTGTTGTCGTCTTGATTCATTTGATGTTGTCTACACTCTAAACTGCAAAACGCACTATCACCTCTGCATaatcaaatcaaaccaaacaTCATTAACTATTATGTTTCATGTAATTCTATATTATGATTCAGAttgatctatatatatatatatatggaagtTACTTAATGAAGAAGAAAGTAGGTACCTGTACATGAAGATGTCACGGCCGGGGATGAGTGGGCGGTTACAGAGATGGCAAGCGGTCAAGAAATGAGAGGTTGTGTGCGTGTAGGAGTGACGGCGGTGGAGCTTAGAGGAGAAGCGGTGATCGGGTGGGTTGTTGGTGTCCAAGGTGAATTCTGTCATGCTGGTGGTTCTCTTCATCGGAGGCCGTTGTCTCTTCCCCAACAACatgcttctttttctttctttctttgcaCAATCGAACAGAAACAGGAGATGAAGAAGAAGACGACTTTTaagtttgagagagagagagagatggtggAGAGGAGTGAGAGTGGGGGAACTAATAGAGGGAAGAGATTCTCGTTGCTTTTTATTTCAGGATCCCTCTTACAATtctactttttatattattttcttttcttttctttagggtatattatatttttaactttttttcaatttttattttctttcttttctttagggTATATTATATATTCTACTTTTTTTTAGAagtgatttcattaaaaaaagGTCTTCTACACCTCTTCTTCAAGCAGACCTGGACTCCCCTCTTCAAAGCTCTTCTCCTCTTTGTTCTTTCAAAACAGAGGACTCCTTAGTCAGCTTCTTCAATTATCCAATTTACCGGTCGCCAGAAAATGTATTAgattgaaacaacttattgacttattgtcTTTTTCAAGTCAATAAATCAAAATAATATTTGGAAAGTGAAAATGACTTTTTGGAACAACTTTTTATATATggtggaaaaatcattttgaaaaacaaaggtttcctagcttttcaaaatgacttttccaCCTTATACaaaaagttgtttcaaaaagtcaTTTTCACTTGTCCAAACATTATTTTAACTTATTGGTTTGAAAAAACCAATaaatcaataagttgtttcaaaaagctaagccaaacaccccctatgtttttaacttttttttttcaattttttaaaaaagaaatgatGATGATTTGACACAAGTGttacaagaaaaaaaaatcattttatacTTATTCTTAGACCAGAGGGTAGACAAAGGGTGTGGACCTTAGCCGTTGAAACTCACATGTCGACGTCAAGTTTACGCCTTCTGATGGTAAATATTACACGCTCAAAGTGTGCAGTATATGTCAGCCCTGGTGATCTCGTGTGCCTCTTGTCCATGGTAAGGGAATATGGTTAggtctagggctgtaaacgaaccgaacgttcagtgaATAGTTCGTAaaccgtttggcgggaagttcgtttatattcgttcgattagcttaacgaacgaacacgaacaaaaaatttcgttcggttagcttagcgaacgaacacgaacataggtctcgttcattcgactgcgttcgtgaacgttcggtaatatgttcgatTACGTTCATCCGTGTTCGTTTGactatattaaaaaataataaataataaaccttttatctaaacatattgaaaacttgaaactttatttttttctaagttagctaaaatttggacatgctAAGACATTTTTgtggataattatgtctaagtgaGTTAAAGTTGATTCATcgtttgatggttgtatttaactacttcttgtgttttgatttatcatttgatggttgtatttaactacttatatctaatgtttaaggataacaatatttttatttttttttattttcaagttaaatgttagtttgcgttcttttttatttgcttgtgttcgtttgtgtgcgagactagtgttcacgaactgttcgtgaacaactgagtttccttaacaaacgaacatgaacataaacttatgttcggtatacGTTCGTGAACAATTCACGAAAATGTTAATTTCTAaaacgaacaaacacaaacatggccttattcgtgttcgttcggttcgtttacagccctagttagGTCCGCACGGCATTTTGGATACAATCCTTTGCATCGTGCAAATACAACAAATCTAACTTGGTTGGTTATACTTAAAACCATGAACCTGTTGGCAACTTAAACATGTTGAAGGCTTGTTAACGAATAAttgtaataaaattaaaataagttataataacaacaacaacaacaataataggGTTGCAGTTTATAGACACGTAATAAAGTTATAAAGGGTTAATCGATTGATATATTAAACACATAAATTATATACTTTTTATACAGCCTATAATTCTCATATAAACAGATGTCCAGGTTGTTCAAATACAAACGTGCTTATTAGAAGGCTTAGAAAAATCACCCAAAATACGATCTGTTTCATGTTAACTTTTTTTGAACAACCAACTAAATTACCGGATAAGCATCGTGGGATGCCATTAATCAAGCAAATGCATCTTCTCCTCCATAACGGTCAGAATTGGATATACCTAAGCCACCAATTCCGGGAAAAACCTGCTCTCCCGTAGGCCCACTACGATAAAACCTggttcagctcggtttcaaactAGTGACCTCTAGAGAGCCCTAGTTCTAAACTTCATTGTCACCACCAATGTCcttcaatgtcacaccccaaccgatggcggaaacatcgggatgagacgaacaaattgctcaaaacttcataacactatgtgacaatataatttaaattcaaatttcactGCAATACTAAATTGTCGTACAAAGATCCAAAATAAAAgacaacattgtttcaaaacataacatcaaaatgataaattaatctaggtgtgtatctaagtcCACCTAAATTGTGTTTCTTCTCATAACATCATctcgtctatcaacctgcaacatgtattaaaatataatttaaattcaaatttcactGCAATACTAAATTGTCGTACAAAGATCCAAAATAaaacttcataacactatgtgacaatataatttaaattcaaattttacTGCAATACTAAATTGTCGTACAAAGATCCAAAATAAAAgacaacattgtttcaaaacataacatcaaaatgataaattaatctaggtgtgtatctaagtcCACCTAAATTGTGTTTCTTCTCATAACATCATCTCGTCTATCAatctgcaacatgtattaaaatatatcaacaaaagttggcgagtatacaagttttcatacatagcataatatagaTTAAAAGTTTAAagtctcatatccaacatgaataaccaATATGCAAGTCTACTAAATATGCTGAAATGGTGTACcataggggtgtgcatgggtcggtttgagtcggttttgaccaaaaaccataaccataaccgcgatgtcggttaatggataaccataaccataaccgatcggttatggtggttatggttattcggttttgatggttatagtgggtcggttatgggtggttaaccgtgtatttagcttagctaaaaatagcttaagTTTTTTTtgacatggaataaattgttattgcatatttgtatatattagtatattacttAGTATTAGAAAAATATacataatctataatattaataccaaatattatcgaatattcaaataaagtgatatcATACAtttcataaattcaaataaacattcaaccaaaaccacaaaatggTATGAAAAATccataagtactaaaaatctttagtaaaaaaacatcaaatattaaaaatacggtgaaaagtcctaaatctacaaagatttattacatgtcggttcggttcggttatggtgggtatggaaaaatggtaaccataaccgacccactactttcggttttcaaaaaaaaaaaaaaaacattaaccgacccaccggttttttatttggttcggttttttcggtttggttttgtcggttaattcggttatggttccgttaatttgtttttttgcacacccctagtgTACCATATGTTCAAACCCAAGATTACAACGCGTTAATTTTGCCTATCCCAATAGAGTAGTgggaggttaacatgtttaacttaacaataccccaagtttcatgggcggtgcgttaatcctatagcgctatagttgttaaggtgggctagaaaagttaatgagcatatatcgACACAAATAGTTTACATAGCATACAAGTCTAACAAACATCATATAGTTTCATGTTAAAGcatggatagagtgtgattaaaaTAGTTTCATGTGAAGTGTGTTTTGTATaacatacatgttgcacccaaaagtgattAAAAGTAAaacgggatcgagtatactcacggttttgcaagcttcctACTTGATATCTCGCGAGtgtttggttgattagaatggaACACCATGTCCTTTTACACGaagaaacgtaggtgtgtgagtatTGGATGTTAACGGAGGAGTAATGATTTGGAGTTTAAAGTACATGAAAGCATACATATGAGAAAGTAATCACCTAGCACACAtaatacttgttcttgacactatgaaactaaaaagagtttaaatgttttcatgggACAAAAgcccattagaatcgtgacaagcaTTATGGTCCTTAGATGATGTAACCTACTATCTTGACAAATGACCACTAGTTCATTATCAAAAGTTTGGTTACTTGAATATTGTATATAGTATGTCATAATATCATAtaagtcaagcatgaggtaggaggataaatcctccatttaggaacctcttttgTATATCATATAAGTCATGCATGAGGTTGGAAggacaagtcttccatttaggtacctctttggtgttcaccactacacttgttatCATAGACAACAAGGAGGTCATGAGCATACAATAATGAAGGAAATAACTACAACTAATCtaagaaatcatcaagtaatgtgcggattttcaagtaggatagcccaagctaaccTTATAATCACACAAACTACAAGCTTTAAGCATGTACaccacttgtgggttaaaaccctaaccaaaacaaaatgtttatgaggtttaaaCCTCTGATTTTAGATgtcacaaccttgtttttaagcccaactaaccatagatgtgattatgagcataaggacataggaatgtgtATGAGAAACCTCAAGTTCAAGtagtttaacaaagtttaaatCAAAATAGAAAGTTTATACCACTTTAGAGCCTGTTTTGGTGATGTTCCCGACCTTGGTTTTCCATGAAAAACTTGTGGAATCATACCTAGGCTTGTTCCAAGTGATTAGAAAGAAGAATCAAAGAAAAAGGTTGAGAAATGATGAAGTTATGCTCACTTAAGCGACTTGGAGTGATTCTGATCTTTTTTCTGATTTCCAGCAGATTAAGGAGAGATTTGAGAGTGTTTTGTCTTGTGTGAGTTGTAAAGTGGAAAATGTGCGGAGGATGCTTGGTTTTTATAGGGAAATATTAGGGTTGGTTGTTGGTTCCATTTAATGCAAGAAACACATTGAAAACTCAACAAAACCATACAAACTCGCCAATAAACGAGCTGGTCAGATGGTTCTGCGTATTACACGGCCCGCAAAGACCCCCTTCTAGGCGAGTCGCGGTCGGCGAGAGCCCAAGTTTGACcaattgtttgttatattgacaTTATTGACTCCTAACTTTCATAAATTGGTTGTTTTAAGTTATGGTTAGGGTGTTTGAAGTATAACAATTATATTTAAAGGTATATTATGTAATTAAACCATAAAGGCAAATATAAACAAGTATAATCAAGTATGTTTATCGAGATTTAGCTTTGAATTGAACATAATAGTCATATGTTTGCAAGTTGACGCATTTTGCACAAAGTATAAATAAAGTATCACATGTTATATCAATCCAAGTGTATGAACAATTATGGAACGTGTATAACATGTATGTAAAGAAAAATACgaatttcattatgatccaagtctcggattttacatcgATTACAACGAAAGAACGATTACAAGCATacaagacttccaaaaatagaaatacaagcaACGGTTTCTAAtaatggaaagtatgaaaaagcagggtgTTACATTCAAAGTGATGCTAGTGGCAATTGAACTTGAGATCTTAAAGAGAGAAACCAAGTGACTAACCACTAGACCAACTTGTTAGGACAATAACTGATCATCCCAAAACctttcttttatttattaatgTATTTAACTTGCAAGGATAATTAAACCTCACAAAACTTAATTTGCATGCCAATAAATGTGAAATACCATTAGAGTGTTACTATAAATTTTATGGTCTCTATTTTACATCACTTTTAATTTTCAAAGTTATATGTGTGTGGTACATTACAAAACATCACAATCTATTGAAGTTATATTGTTTATAAAAAAGACTTATTAAATATAATATTAGAAAAATACTACCTCACACTACGCAAAAAATACTCTCACACTACGCATGTTTACAaatatttaattaatttataCATAACGAAATAATATAGAAATAGGAGTTGGCATATGATGGTGGGAGAATCTAGTTTCTCATGTGAACCAATAGGTAGCTCCATTTTTTCAATATACCTACATACCTATGGATTTTCAGTGATATTTTATACGAGTCGTATAAGGTAATCTTATTCATACAAAATACCAGTGATGTCAAATTTGTTTGATGATAATCTTATATGAGTCTTATACTCTTATGCGATTGGTGTGTATTTtgatctttttataaaaaaaatcacataGTTTTAATAAAACTAAACaagtaataatttttttttgtagataAATAACTTTTATTAGTGAAACTAAATAACCGTATGATATTTTCTTTGTGAaacaatagttttttttttctaatgagtaaaatgcacggatagtccctgtggtttggtaaagtttcacctttagtccctaacttttcaaaattacatgtatgctCCTTGTGGTTTGCTCGGTTGTTACACGGATAGTCCCTGAAGTGGATGGACGTTAGAATTCTCAGTTAAGTGAACGTGAAATTACAAAACTACCCTTATcattaaaaaaacaatatattaaatattaaaactaACGTCCATCCACTTTAGGGACTATCCGTGTAGCAACCGAGCAAACTACAAGGagcatacatgtaattttgaaatgttggggactaaaggtgaaattttaccaaaccacagggactatccgtgcattttactcttttctAATAAAAGTAAACAGCAGAGCCGGCCCTGAAGGAGGGCGGGGAGGACAACCGAACAGGGCCCGTGCTTTCGTAGGGCacgcaatttaaaaaaaaaaatccgatattatatatgtaaaaaaaaaattaatagggtataacaaaaaaaaatattaacataggcccacttaaaaaaaatcatattgttTAAACTATTTAGCCCATTAGGTTAATAAGCCAAATACCCAAATATTTTCTAAAAACTGATAAAAAAAAGAATTTTGGGCGGCCCTAAggggcacgttttttcgagctcgaacagggtacatgaattcttagGGCCGGCCCTGGTAAACAGTTATGGCACCTTGTAATCAGACTAAATAAGAAAAAGCAATGACAAAATGTGTCATCTCGAAAAGCTATACAACTCACATGGGTTTATACAAGTCAGATTTTAGGACCAACTGACTCATATGGCCATATACAATCGAGGCATCTAATATACGAATCGACTGATTTGAACGAGCTGCAACTTTGTTGGAAAATGATGATTTATACGAGTCGCGTAGTCTTATACGACTTGTATGCATGATGTTTCTGGTCTTCAGAAATTGTGGGTGACGTATGTATATCAACTCCTTTTTTTCTTTCTATTTTTAAGTTGTTAGGGttaattttttataaattttcagaTTTTGGGTTTTTTATAGTTATTTCTTTTATAAATATACATTTATAACCTGATTTGTGAAAGGGCAGAATGACCCATGCCAAATTTATTATACAAAACAATAAATAACACAATTATGTTGATGTGTTGTTTTTTTATTGGCGGGGACTAGCAAACTGATGGATGTCAATTATTTCACCAAATGGTCCAAACATGCCAACTAGAAACTTGTCTCCCTACTTGAAATTTTCTATTCATGATTCACTCATTTGGATCTTTCCTTTTCATTATATATTTtactagtttaagaacccgcgaGGTTCGCGGGTGGACTAAAACACAAATGAATAAGTTTAATTTATTGAAGCAATCGTTTGAATTATATTTGCACTTTTAGGTCCAAGAAAACCTCAACGGATTATATTTGCACTTTTATATTTTATTTCGCACATAGTGGAAGATTGTAAGGTTAATATACAAGTAAATGAGGTTAAAAGATGACATGCTTGAattgttaaaaatgaaaaattaaggATGATAAACAACATTTTTATTTCGATCAATTTTTATTATCTGatgaattataaaaaaaatattcataATTGTAAGGGTGGAAGGGCACCCAAGGTAGTACTACCCTTGTCTCGGCCAATCAACCGGCGCCATATCAAATTTTGTACAAAGTATCATTGCACTATAAAATACTGGCGGCGCCCTACCCTAAAGACATCATATCAAATTCTGTAAAAAGTACAATTGCACTACAAAACACTGGCGGCCAACTTTGAACCACAGACCCCACTTTTTTACTCCACCCACCAACCACACACCCTTAAACCTTAAACTCATCAAACATCCCAACCCTCAACCCTTATCCTTACGGCTTCCTCTACCCGCACAACTTACTCTCAATCCTTACTCTTGGGGGTGGCGACAATGTTGTAGTGAGGGTTGGAACCCTCAACCCTCTTCCCATGAGGTGCATGTCCCGCCCCTAAGAATTTAAAGGGGTGAAGAGTTTACTTTTAAATTTAGGataattttttaaaatacttGCTTGTTTTATAAATTATTCTCAGATATTCtagaaatgattttgaaatgaaaaTTAGTGTTACACACCTAAACAGTGAATCTCGTACCAAAATGCAAATTTAACCTTTCAATACTCTAAAACAAAGGAAATCTAATACAAAGGAAATATTGAAATTCCAGATGATTTACATATTCATGATCAGCTCAATCCTATTTCTTCTCTCATTTCATTTACATATCCGGACATGAATAAGTGTTTGTGGGATTTAAGGTATTTCCAACAAAGAGCCATTCTTGCTCCAACAAATGAAGTAGTGGATTCAATAAATAAAGAGTTGTTAGAGAATCTGCCTGGTGAAGAGAAGATCTATTTTAGTTTAGATGATCTATTGATTCATTGTgcaatgtgcatcgactacacaACAAACTCTCTAAAGAGACGTCGCGTTTCGTCAGTTCTACTTTTAAAGGGATTCTTCTGTTGATAACTTTCCAACCGAACAGATTGACTTTCGGCGGAATCCAACTATTTCACATCGTCTCTTTTAAGTTTGTCAGGATCCCATTAGTCTCCACAATCTGATTTCGAATATCCGCAATAGAAAGTTTGTCTTTCTCAGATTCTTTCCACGTCTATTTGTCACCGCCAGAGCGTAATACGTAATTGTTCAGGATGTTCATGAGTTGGCCCAGTTCTTCCCACTTGGTCACGTAGTTAGGATCTCGGGCCCATTGCCAAGATCATTGTCTGACACTACCACACCTGAAGAAATTATCCTAGACCATTGCTCCTTTAGCTTTTGCAATCGCATAGAGAGTTGGGAATTCCTCTTGAATGGGTCTGCATTCAAGCTAAGAGTCTACCCTGAAATGAATTTTGTACCCACGCCTGCACGACCCCTTAAATACCCGTAGATGGGTAGATCCAGTTTCATAATTTCTTTCTCCATCGAGCCATTATTCTTCCAAATACTAGCACACTTGTTTTTTAAGGCGAACGAGGCAACTTTTTTTGGGTTATCATGGATAGCTTTAACCACCCAACCTATAATGACTTCAGATACTCCTTACATTTCCACCACCACTTTGTTAAAAGAAGGAGATCAGAACCCCAAATACCCCCTATCCCGAGACCACCACTTTTTTGGCACCATGAGCTTCTCCCAAGTAATCCATCTTATATTACCCCTTCTACCACTATCACCCCACAAGAACTTCCTCCTGATGCCTTGAAGGTTGCTTATGATTTTTGTCGGGGATTTGAATAGTGACAAGTAGTAAATCAAAAGAGCTCCTACAACTACTTTTGCTAAAGTCACGCGACCCGTGAAAGAGAGGCACTTAACTTTGCACCTTGAGGACTTGGAGTTGAATTTGTCGACTATTAGTTTCCAATGCTTAATCCTTTTCATAGTGGCGCCGCGAGTCATCTCTAAAAACATAAAGATAGTTTACCTTCTTTGCAATTAAGGATCTTTGCAATTTTACTAACTTTCTCTTCCTTCACCCCAATGCCATAGATATTGCTTTTAGACAAGTTCACCTTGAGATCGGAACACATATAAAATAGGTTCCAACAGGGCCAAAACCTCTTAGAGGAAT belongs to Helianthus annuus cultivar XRQ/B chromosome 5, HanXRQr2.0-SUNRISE, whole genome shotgun sequence and includes:
- the LOC110941074 gene encoding FCS-Like Zinc finger 6, with protein sequence MLLGKRQRPPMKRTTSMTEFTLDTNNPPDHRFSSKLHRRHSYTHTTSHFLTACHLCNRPLIPGRDIFMYRGDSAFCSLECRQHQMNQDDNNKHTTTTSPNASETLVATM